One genomic window of Xanthobacter dioxanivorans includes the following:
- a CDS encoding cation diffusion facilitator family transporter, whose protein sequence is MPDSLRAFAIGAALNFGFVVVEVIFGLYAGSLALLADAGHNLSDVLGLVLAWGAAWLSRRAPTRLRTYGYGRSSILAALANAMILLLGTGGIVLEAVSRLSHPEPVQTGIVMVVALVGVAVNMGTALMFMAGRKGDLNVRGAFIHMVADGAVSLGVVAVAGAIALTGWLWLDPLVSLAIAVAIIAGTWGLLRDSVNLAMDMVPGGIDPEEVEAFLAARPGVSEVHDLHIWGLSTTSVALSAHLVRPGAALDDDFLGETCAELKARFGIAHPVLQVEEGHLQCALAPKDVV, encoded by the coding sequence GTGCCGGATTCCCTTCGCGCCTTTGCCATCGGCGCGGCGCTGAATTTCGGCTTTGTCGTCGTCGAGGTGATCTTCGGCCTCTACGCCGGGTCCCTGGCGCTGCTCGCCGATGCTGGTCACAACCTCTCCGACGTGCTCGGCCTCGTGCTGGCCTGGGGCGCGGCGTGGCTGTCGCGCCGGGCGCCGACGCGGCTGCGCACCTATGGCTACGGCCGCTCCTCCATCCTCGCGGCGCTGGCCAATGCCATGATTTTGCTGCTGGGCACGGGCGGCATCGTCCTCGAAGCTGTCTCGCGGCTGTCGCACCCCGAGCCGGTCCAGACCGGCATCGTCATGGTGGTGGCGCTGGTGGGCGTTGCGGTGAACATGGGCACGGCGCTCATGTTCATGGCCGGCCGCAAGGGCGACCTGAACGTGCGCGGTGCGTTCATCCACATGGTGGCCGACGGCGCCGTCTCCCTCGGCGTGGTGGCGGTGGCCGGGGCGATTGCGCTCACCGGATGGCTCTGGCTCGACCCGCTGGTATCGCTCGCCATCGCCGTCGCCATCATCGCGGGGACCTGGGGGCTGCTGCGCGACAGCGTGAACCTCGCCATGGACATGGTTCCCGGCGGCATCGACCCGGAGGAGGTGGAGGCCTTTCTCGCGGCGCGGCCGGGGGTGAGCGAGGTGCACGACCTGCACATCTGGGGCCTCAGCACCACCTCGGTCGCCCTGTCCGCGCACCTCGTGCGGCCGGGCGCGGCTCTCGACGACGATTTCCTCGGCGAGACCTGCGCCGAACTGAAGGCGCGCTTCGGCATCGCCCATCCGGTGCTGCAGGTGGAGGAGGGGCACCTGCAGTGCGCCCTCGCCCCGAAGGACGTGGTCTGA
- a CDS encoding formate dehydrogenase subunit delta yields MSHSTAEKLVYMANQIATAFSMQKHEAAVEATRIHIQKFWDPRMRAKIAEHIAHGGEGLSPIAREALDGLRPAKAA; encoded by the coding sequence ATGTCGCATAGCACCGCCGAAAAGCTCGTCTACATGGCGAACCAGATCGCCACCGCCTTCTCCATGCAGAAGCACGAGGCGGCCGTGGAAGCGACGCGCATCCATATCCAGAAATTCTGGGACCCGCGCATGCGGGCCAAGATCGCGGAGCACATCGCCCATGGCGGCGAGGGCCTCTCGCCCATCGCGAGGGAAGCCCTCGACGGGCTCCGCCCGGCGAAGGCGGCCTGA
- the fdhD gene encoding formate dehydrogenase accessory sulfurtransferase FdhD: MPDQPAACALPQDLPQDLPPPPPARRVARVQVRDGTVSSGERSVPEEVPVALTFNGTTHAVMMASPTDIADFALGFALTEGIVASAAEILSREVIVVEEGIEARMWIAEEKMKHLSARRRALAGPTGCGLCGVESLVEAVKPAALVDAAGLFSPAAVLDAMAALGPLQSLNHETRAVHAAAYFEPGRGVLALAEDVGRHNALDKLVGKAAEAGFDTSRGLLLLTSRVSIEMVQKAAVLGVGVIAAVSAPTSLAIRTAAAAGITLCAIVRADGFEVFTHPGRIALIPSERQDHVA, translated from the coding sequence ATGCCCGACCAGCCCGCCGCCTGCGCCCTGCCGCAAGACCTGCCGCAGGATCTGCCCCCGCCCCCTCCGGCGCGGCGGGTGGCGCGCGTGCAGGTGCGCGATGGCACCGTGTCCTCGGGCGAGCGGTCGGTGCCCGAGGAGGTGCCCGTCGCCCTCACCTTCAACGGCACCACCCATGCGGTGATGATGGCGAGCCCCACGGACATCGCCGATTTCGCCCTCGGCTTCGCCCTCACCGAGGGCATCGTGGCCTCGGCCGCCGAGATCCTGTCCCGCGAGGTGATCGTGGTGGAGGAAGGCATCGAGGCGCGCATGTGGATCGCCGAGGAGAAGATGAAGCATCTCTCCGCCCGGCGCCGCGCTCTGGCCGGCCCCACGGGCTGCGGCCTGTGCGGGGTGGAGAGCCTCGTCGAGGCGGTGAAGCCGGCGGCGCTGGTGGATGCCGCGGGCCTCTTCTCCCCCGCGGCCGTGCTCGACGCCATGGCCGCGCTCGGGCCGCTCCAGAGCCTCAACCACGAGACCCGCGCCGTGCATGCCGCGGCCTATTTCGAGCCCGGCCGGGGTGTGCTGGCGCTGGCCGAGGACGTGGGCCGGCACAACGCCCTCGACAAGCTGGTGGGCAAGGCGGCCGAAGCGGGCTTCGATACCAGCCGCGGCCTGCTCCTGCTCACCAGCCGCGTCTCCATCGAGATGGTGCAGAAGGCGGCGGTGCTCGGCGTTGGCGTGATCGCCGCCGTCTCGGCCCCGACCTCCCTCGCCATCCGCACGGCGGCGGCGGCGGGCATCACGCTCTGCGCCATCGTGCGCGCCGACGGCTTCGAGGTCTTCACCCATCCCGGGCGCATCGCGCTCATTCCATCGGAACGGCAGGACCATGTCGCATAG
- the fdhF gene encoding formate dehydrogenase subunit alpha, translated as MSLVHEIDYGTPASKSEKLVTLTIDGMSITVPEGTSIMRAAMEAGNQIPKLCATDMIEAFGSCRLCLVEIEGRNGTPASCTTPVMDGIVVKTQTERLKQIRKGVMELYISDHPLDCLTCSANGDCELQDMAGVVGLREVRYGYEGENHTKMGKDESNPYFTYEKSKCIVCNRCVRACEEVQGTFALTISGRGFDSRVSPGMDEPFLTSECVSCGACVQACPTATLNEKAMFEIGTPEHSVVTTCAYCGVGCTFKAEMRGDELVRMVPYKDGKANRGHSCVKGRFAYGYATHKDRILKPMIRSSIHEPWKEVSYEEAIAYAASEFKRIQEKYGKRSVGGITSSRCTNEETYLVQKLIRGGFGNNNVDTCARVCHSPTGYGLSQTYGTSAGTQDFDSVEASDVVLIIGANPTDGHPVFGSRLKKRLRAGAKLIVVDPRRTDIVRSPHIEASFHLPLKPGTNVAIVTALAHVIVTEGLVNEAFVRERCDWDEFQEWAAFVADERHSPEAVEKYTGVDPALVRGAARLYATGGNGAIYYGLGVTEHSQGSTTVMAIANLAMATGNVGRNGVGVNPLRGQNNVQGSCDMGSFPHELPGYRHISDDATRATFEALWGVPLDDEPGLRIPNMFDAAVDGTFKGLYVQGEDILQSDPDTKHVSAGLAGLECLIVQDLFLNETANYAHVFLPGCSFLEKDGTFTNAERRIQRIRKVMAPKNGYADWEVTQLLANALGFPMTYTHPSQIMDEIAALTPTFAGVNYAKLDEMGSVQWPCNDKAPEGTPIMHIGGFVRGKGKFILTEYVPTDERTGPRFPLLLTTGRILSQYNVGAQTRRTANSVWHAEDVLEIHAHDAENRGIRDGDFVKLDSRAGSTSLRAVISDRVAPGVVYTTFHHPVTQANVVTTDYSDWATNCPEYKVTAVQVSPSNGPTQWQEEYENLSRTSRRIAAEAAE; from the coding sequence ATGTCCCTCGTTCACGAAATCGACTACGGCACGCCGGCTTCCAAATCCGAGAAGCTGGTCACCCTCACCATTGACGGCATGAGCATCACGGTGCCGGAAGGCACCTCCATCATGCGCGCGGCCATGGAGGCGGGGAACCAGATTCCCAAGCTCTGCGCCACCGACATGATCGAGGCCTTCGGCTCCTGCCGCCTCTGCCTCGTGGAGATCGAGGGCCGCAACGGGACGCCGGCCTCCTGCACCACGCCGGTGATGGACGGCATCGTGGTGAAGACCCAGACCGAGCGGCTGAAGCAGATCCGCAAGGGGGTGATGGAGCTCTACATCTCCGACCACCCGCTGGACTGCCTGACCTGCTCCGCCAACGGCGACTGCGAACTGCAGGACATGGCCGGCGTCGTCGGCCTGCGCGAGGTCCGCTACGGCTACGAGGGCGAGAACCACACCAAGATGGGGAAGGACGAGTCCAACCCCTATTTCACCTACGAAAAGTCGAAGTGCATCGTCTGTAATCGCTGTGTCCGGGCGTGCGAGGAGGTGCAGGGCACCTTCGCGCTGACCATCTCCGGCCGCGGCTTCGACAGCCGCGTGTCGCCCGGCATGGACGAGCCCTTCCTCACCTCGGAATGCGTCTCCTGCGGCGCCTGCGTGCAGGCCTGCCCCACGGCCACGCTGAACGAGAAGGCCATGTTCGAGATCGGCACCCCCGAGCATTCGGTGGTGACCACCTGCGCCTATTGCGGCGTCGGCTGCACCTTCAAGGCCGAGATGCGCGGCGACGAGCTGGTGCGCATGGTGCCCTACAAGGACGGCAAGGCGAACCGCGGCCATTCCTGCGTGAAGGGCCGCTTCGCCTATGGCTACGCCACCCACAAGGACCGCATCCTCAAGCCCATGATCCGCTCCTCCATCCACGAGCCGTGGAAGGAGGTGAGCTACGAGGAGGCGATCGCCTACGCCGCCTCCGAGTTCAAGCGGATCCAGGAGAAATACGGCAAGCGCTCGGTGGGTGGCATCACCTCCTCGCGCTGCACCAATGAAGAGACCTACCTCGTCCAGAAGCTGATCCGCGGCGGCTTCGGCAACAACAACGTCGACACCTGCGCCCGTGTCTGCCACTCGCCCACCGGCTACGGCCTGTCGCAGACCTACGGCACCTCCGCGGGAACGCAGGACTTCGACAGCGTGGAAGCCTCCGACGTGGTGCTGATCATCGGCGCCAACCCCACGGACGGGCACCCGGTGTTCGGCTCGCGCCTCAAGAAGCGGCTGCGCGCCGGGGCGAAACTGATCGTGGTCGATCCACGCCGCACCGACATCGTGCGCTCGCCCCATATCGAGGCATCCTTCCACCTGCCGCTGAAGCCCGGCACCAACGTCGCCATCGTCACCGCGCTGGCCCATGTCATCGTCACCGAGGGCCTGGTGAACGAAGCGTTCGTGCGCGAGCGCTGCGACTGGGACGAATTCCAGGAATGGGCCGCCTTCGTCGCCGACGAGCGCCACTCGCCGGAAGCGGTGGAGAAGTATACCGGCGTCGACCCGGCCCTGGTGCGCGGCGCGGCCCGGCTCTACGCCACCGGCGGCAACGGGGCCATCTATTACGGCCTCGGCGTCACCGAGCATTCGCAGGGCTCCACCACGGTGATGGCCATCGCCAACCTCGCCATGGCCACCGGCAATGTGGGCCGCAACGGCGTCGGCGTGAACCCGCTGCGCGGCCAGAACAACGTGCAGGGCTCGTGCGACATGGGCTCCTTCCCGCACGAGCTGCCGGGCTATCGCCACATCTCGGACGACGCCACCCGCGCCACGTTCGAAGCCCTGTGGGGCGTGCCGCTGGACGACGAGCCGGGCCTGCGCATCCCCAACATGTTCGATGCGGCGGTGGACGGCACGTTCAAGGGCCTCTACGTGCAGGGCGAGGACATCCTCCAGTCCGACCCCGACACCAAGCACGTCTCGGCCGGCCTTGCGGGGCTGGAATGCCTCATCGTGCAGGACCTGTTCCTGAACGAGACGGCCAACTACGCCCACGTCTTCCTGCCCGGCTGCTCGTTCCTGGAGAAGGACGGCACCTTCACCAATGCCGAGCGGCGCATCCAGCGCATCCGCAAGGTGATGGCACCGAAGAACGGCTATGCCGACTGGGAGGTCACCCAGCTCCTCGCCAATGCGCTGGGCTTCCCCATGACCTACACCCACCCCTCGCAGATCATGGATGAGATCGCGGCGCTCACCCCCACCTTCGCGGGCGTGAACTATGCCAAGCTCGACGAGATGGGCTCGGTGCAGTGGCCGTGCAACGACAAGGCGCCGGAAGGCACGCCGATCATGCACATCGGCGGCTTCGTGCGCGGCAAGGGCAAGTTCATCCTCACCGAGTACGTGCCCACCGACGAGCGCACCGGTCCGCGTTTTCCGCTGCTGCTCACCACCGGACGCATCCTCAGCCAGTACAATGTGGGCGCCCAGACCCGCCGCACGGCAAACTCCGTCTGGCATGCCGAGGACGTGCTGGAGATCCACGCGCACGACGCCGAGAACCGGGGCATCCGCGACGGCGACTTCGTGAAGCTGGACAGCCGCGCCGGCTCCACCTCGCTGCGCGCGGTGATCTCGGACCGGGTGGCGCCGGGGGTGGTCTACACCACCTTCCACCATCCGGTGACGCAGGCCAACGTGGTGACCACCGACTATTCCGACTGGGCGACCAACTGCCCGGAATACAAGGTGACCGCGGTGCAGGTCTCGCCGTCCAACGGCCCCACCCAATGGCAGGAGGAGTACGAGAACCTCTCGCGCACCTCCCGCCGCATCGCCGCCGAAGCGGCGGAGTGA
- a CDS encoding formate dehydrogenase beta subunit, giving the protein MKSHRIFVPNDATAVACGADRVARKLEAGLLARGITADIVRNGSRGLFWLEPLVEIETELGRVGYGPVKPSDVDDLLHGGFLTGADHPLCVGVVDEIPYLKRQTRLTFARIGIIDPLSLTDYKAHGGYRGLERALTLGPAATVEEVVDSGLRGRGGAGFPTGIKWRTVAAAPADQRYIVCNADEGDSGTFADRLIMEADPFCLIEGMTIAGLAVGATRGYVYSRSEYPLAFVVMEKAIEKAREAGLLGENILGSGLSFDMEMRMGAGAYVCGEETALLESLEGKRGLVRAKPPLPAHKGLFQKPTVINNLVSLATIPVILDKGGKYYRDFGMGRSRGTMPIQIAGNVKYGGLFETAFGIPLGELVNEIGGGTLSGRPVKAVQAGGPLGAYLPVSQFDTPFDYEAFAARDALIGHGGIVVFDDTADMAGMAKFAMEFCAHESCGKCTPCRIGSTRGVEIIDKVIAGERREANLAILTDLCHTMKLGSLCALGGFTPYPVMSALTHFPEDFGAAPKLPAAAE; this is encoded by the coding sequence ATGAAATCCCACCGCATCTTCGTCCCCAACGACGCCACCGCAGTGGCCTGCGGCGCCGACCGCGTCGCCCGCAAGCTGGAGGCCGGCCTGCTCGCCCGCGGCATCACCGCCGACATCGTCCGCAACGGCTCGCGCGGCCTGTTCTGGCTGGAGCCCCTGGTGGAGATCGAGACCGAGCTTGGCCGCGTCGGCTACGGCCCGGTGAAGCCCTCCGATGTGGACGACCTGCTGCATGGCGGCTTCCTCACCGGCGCCGACCACCCCCTGTGCGTCGGCGTGGTGGACGAGATCCCCTACTTGAAGCGGCAGACCCGCCTCACCTTTGCCCGCATCGGCATCATCGATCCCCTGTCCCTCACCGACTACAAGGCCCATGGCGGCTATCGCGGGCTCGAGCGCGCGCTCACCCTCGGGCCGGCCGCCACCGTCGAGGAAGTGGTGGACAGCGGCCTGCGTGGCCGCGGCGGCGCCGGCTTTCCCACCGGCATCAAGTGGCGCACGGTCGCGGCCGCACCGGCCGACCAGCGCTACATCGTCTGCAACGCCGATGAGGGCGACAGCGGCACCTTCGCCGACCGCCTGATCATGGAAGCGGACCCCTTCTGCCTCATCGAGGGCATGACCATCGCCGGCCTGGCGGTGGGGGCCACCCGGGGCTACGTCTACTCCCGGTCCGAATATCCCCTCGCCTTCGTGGTGATGGAGAAGGCCATCGAGAAGGCCCGCGAGGCGGGGTTGCTCGGCGAAAACATCCTCGGCTCGGGCCTGTCCTTCGACATGGAAATGCGCATGGGCGCCGGGGCCTATGTGTGCGGCGAGGAGACCGCGCTGCTGGAGAGCCTGGAAGGCAAGCGCGGCCTGGTCCGCGCCAAGCCGCCGCTGCCGGCGCACAAGGGCCTGTTCCAGAAGCCCACGGTCATCAACAACCTCGTCTCCCTGGCCACCATCCCCGTGATCCTGGACAAGGGGGGCAAGTATTACCGCGACTTCGGCATGGGCCGCTCGCGCGGCACCATGCCCATCCAGATCGCCGGCAACGTGAAGTATGGCGGGCTGTTCGAGACCGCCTTCGGCATCCCGCTGGGCGAGCTGGTCAACGAGATCGGCGGCGGCACCCTCTCCGGGCGTCCGGTGAAGGCGGTGCAGGCGGGTGGACCCCTGGGAGCCTACCTGCCGGTGTCGCAATTCGACACGCCGTTCGACTACGAGGCCTTCGCCGCGCGCGACGCCCTCATCGGCCACGGCGGCATCGTGGTGTTCGACGACACTGCGGACATGGCCGGCATGGCCAAGTTCGCCATGGAATTCTGCGCCCACGAGAGCTGCGGCAAGTGCACCCCGTGCCGCATCGGCTCCACCCGCGGCGTCGAGATCATCGACAAGGTGATCGCCGGCGAGCGGCGCGAGGCCAACCTCGCGATCCTCACCGACCTTTGCCACACCATGAAGCTCGGCTCCCTGTGCGCGCTCGGCGGCTTCACGCCCTACCCGGTCATGAGCGCCCTCACTCATTTCCCGGAAGACTTCGGCGCCGCGCCGAAGCTGCCGGCCGCCGCAGAATAA
- a CDS encoding formate dehydrogenase subunit gamma: MAVFEDWSTERAAQVIAEHRHLEGATMPILHALQETFGFVPDPAVPMIAETLNLSRAEVYGVLTFYHDFRREPPGRLVVKLCAAEACQAMGGKALAAYAEEKLGVDMGETSTDGRVTLEPIYCLGLCACAPSALVDGRLVGRLDREVIDDIAHCVANGTSFGDA, translated from the coding sequence ATGGCGGTCTTTGAGGATTGGAGCACCGAGCGCGCGGCGCAGGTGATCGCGGAGCACCGGCACCTCGAGGGCGCCACCATGCCCATCCTGCACGCCTTGCAGGAAACCTTCGGCTTCGTGCCGGACCCGGCCGTGCCGATGATCGCCGAGACCCTCAACCTCTCCCGTGCCGAGGTCTATGGCGTCCTCACCTTCTATCACGACTTCCGCCGCGAGCCGCCCGGCCGGCTCGTGGTGAAGCTCTGCGCCGCCGAGGCATGCCAGGCCATGGGCGGCAAGGCCCTCGCCGCCTATGCGGAGGAGAAGCTCGGCGTGGACATGGGCGAGACCTCCACTGACGGACGGGTGACGCTGGAGCCCATCTACTGCCTCGGCCTCTGCGCCTGCGCGCCCTCCGCGCTGGTGGACGGGAGGCTCGTGGGCCGGCTCGACCGCGAGGTCATCGACGACATCGCCCACTGCGTCGCCAACGGCACCAGCTTCGGAGACGCCTGA
- a CDS encoding LysR family transcriptional regulator, whose translation MIDKLEYLIALARERHFGRAAEACGVTQPTLSAGVKQLEDTLGVLLVQRGSRFMGFTPEGERTLEWARRIVADARAMRQDIDALKRGLAGPLRIAAIPTALPMVAALTTPFRARHPDVRFTVISRTSIEILNHLENLEIDAGITYLDNEPLGRVNTVPLYRERYRLVTSPQAHLGDRDSVTWAEVAELPLALLTPDMQNRRIVDSLLAAAGASAKPTLESNSMVVLFTHVRTGLWASVMPAMLADSLGLTSVVRSIPIVEPEISHSIGLVVPHREPTTPITAALVAEARRIAPKLEQGAVADPAIAAMQ comes from the coding sequence ATGATAGACAAGCTCGAATACCTGATCGCCCTCGCCCGGGAGCGCCATTTCGGACGCGCCGCCGAAGCCTGCGGGGTGACGCAGCCGACCCTCTCCGCCGGCGTCAAGCAGCTGGAGGACACGCTGGGCGTGTTGCTGGTGCAGCGCGGCTCGCGCTTCATGGGGTTCACGCCCGAGGGCGAGCGGACGCTGGAATGGGCCCGGCGGATCGTGGCCGATGCGCGCGCCATGCGCCAGGACATCGACGCGCTGAAGCGCGGCCTCGCCGGCCCCCTGCGCATCGCCGCCATTCCCACCGCCCTGCCCATGGTGGCGGCGCTGACCACGCCGTTCCGCGCCCGCCATCCCGACGTGCGGTTCACGGTGATCTCGCGCACCTCCATCGAGATTCTCAACCACCTGGAGAATCTCGAGATCGACGCCGGCATCACCTATCTCGACAACGAGCCGCTGGGTCGGGTGAACACGGTGCCGCTCTATCGCGAGCGCTACCGGCTCGTCACCTCGCCTCAGGCGCACCTTGGCGACCGCGACAGCGTGACCTGGGCCGAGGTGGCGGAGCTTCCGCTCGCCCTGCTCACCCCGGACATGCAGAACCGCCGGATCGTCGACAGCCTGCTCGCCGCCGCCGGGGCAAGCGCCAAGCCCACGCTCGAATCCAATTCCATGGTGGTGCTGTTCACCCATGTGCGCACCGGCCTTTGGGCCAGCGTGATGCCGGCCATGCTGGCAGATTCGCTCGGCCTCACATCCGTGGTCCGGTCCATCCCCATCGTGGAGCCGGAAATTTCCCACTCCATCGGCCTCGTGGTGCCGCACCGCGAGCCCACCACGCCCATCACCGCCGCCCTGGTGGCCGAAGCGCGCCGCATCGCACCCAAGCTCGAACAGGGCGCCGTCGCCGATCCAGCGATTGCTGCGATGCAATAA
- a CDS encoding DUF2865 domain-containing protein: protein MAAALLCGVGFAGEAQAQGARTTFFARPSPTSPIEGFFSMLFGGMRAAPPRPAFNQPSLAPLPELREGGSGGYVAAGFCVRTCDGRYFPLQGRPNGAGDPDALAQCNAFCPAARMAVYTTSDTARGIDLAVSRDGAPYSEMPNAYVYRQRLVDGCTCTGGPRIGGLAKIDVMRDPTLKRGDVVMSRDGSRVFAGAGTKVAARSGAGGGMPYQKADFVTPAQFPELPRDMRARLDELTVASR, encoded by the coding sequence TTGGCAGCGGCGCTGCTGTGCGGAGTCGGCTTCGCGGGCGAGGCGCAGGCGCAGGGCGCGCGGACCACCTTCTTTGCCAGGCCATCTCCGACGTCCCCCATCGAAGGCTTCTTCTCGATGTTGTTTGGCGGCATGCGTGCAGCCCCGCCGCGTCCGGCATTCAACCAGCCTTCGCTCGCGCCGCTGCCGGAGCTGCGGGAGGGCGGTTCCGGCGGCTACGTCGCCGCCGGATTCTGCGTGCGGACCTGCGATGGGCGGTACTTCCCGCTCCAGGGCCGGCCGAATGGCGCGGGGGACCCGGACGCGCTGGCCCAGTGCAACGCCTTCTGCCCGGCCGCCCGGATGGCGGTCTACACCACCTCCGATACCGCGCGGGGCATCGATCTGGCCGTGTCCAGGGATGGGGCCCCCTATTCGGAGATGCCCAACGCCTATGTCTATCGCCAGCGACTGGTGGACGGCTGCACCTGCACCGGTGGCCCGCGCATCGGCGGGCTGGCGAAGATCGACGTGATGCGCGACCCGACGCTCAAGCGCGGTGACGTGGTAATGAGCCGCGACGGCAGCCGCGTCTTTGCCGGGGCCGGGACGAAAGTGGCGGCGCGATCGGGGGCAGGCGGGGGGATGCCCTACCAGAAGGCGGATTTCGTCACCCCCGCGCAATTCCCCGAGCTTCCTCGCGACATGCGCGCCCGGCTCGACGAATTGACCGTCGCCTCGCGCTGA
- a CDS encoding coiled-coil domain-containing protein — MIEQIMYFTLGVLIATLVALLVLPAVWHRAVRLTTKRVEAAVPISVFEVQADKDQQRAFFALNQRRLELQTDAMRETIVSHAAAIETQRQRIFDLEGALKALQERHDFLTGTSAERDVLLGEVQDQLADRTATLARVEEDLAGRLSALAALEEAHRTLDAQSRELAATLATREATLVTERARITALESDVAALRANLAATTQRLEETTATLEAERLAASKARITAAEVATRLTTDLAEIQSALAHRGKESDERREAIAGLEAERDRLASALAVAEADLDANRAVVHAFEQRRATEFAAAEAENRRLADTLHMLRADHALMEDAMRRPGREASGAPAPRLAAEGLEALRDSVSDVAARLVALTARLEGAASPIPALVDGSADGLAGRIRTLLDAEAPPEPVATHATADAGLEGDEGEDEDAPPVSKPRSRAAAL; from the coding sequence GTGATCGAACAGATCATGTATTTCACGTTGGGCGTGCTGATCGCGACGCTGGTGGCCCTGCTGGTGCTGCCCGCCGTGTGGCACCGCGCCGTCCGGCTCACCACGAAGCGCGTGGAAGCCGCCGTCCCCATCTCCGTCTTCGAAGTGCAGGCGGATAAGGACCAGCAGCGGGCCTTCTTCGCCCTCAACCAGCGGCGCCTGGAGCTTCAGACCGACGCGATGCGCGAGACCATCGTGTCCCACGCCGCGGCGATCGAAACCCAGCGTCAGAGGATCTTCGACCTGGAGGGCGCGCTCAAGGCCCTTCAGGAGCGGCATGATTTCCTCACCGGCACCAGCGCCGAACGGGATGTGCTGCTCGGCGAGGTGCAGGACCAGCTGGCAGATCGCACCGCCACCCTTGCGCGGGTGGAAGAGGACCTCGCCGGCCGCCTCAGCGCCCTCGCCGCGCTCGAAGAGGCCCACCGGACCCTCGATGCGCAGTCCCGCGAGCTCGCCGCCACGCTGGCGACGCGCGAGGCCACCCTCGTCACCGAACGCGCCCGCATCACGGCTCTGGAGAGCGATGTGGCGGCGCTCCGCGCCAATCTCGCTGCGACCACGCAACGGCTCGAAGAGACCACCGCCACCCTGGAGGCGGAACGCCTGGCCGCATCCAAGGCCCGGATCACGGCGGCCGAGGTGGCGACCCGTCTCACCACCGACCTCGCCGAAATCCAGTCCGCCCTTGCACATAGGGGGAAGGAGAGCGACGAGCGGCGGGAAGCCATCGCCGGCCTCGAAGCCGAGCGGGACCGGCTCGCCTCGGCCCTCGCCGTCGCCGAAGCCGATCTCGACGCGAACCGGGCCGTCGTGCACGCCTTCGAGCAGCGCCGGGCCACCGAGTTCGCCGCCGCCGAGGCGGAGAACCGCCGCCTCGCCGACACGCTGCACATGCTGCGCGCCGATCATGCCCTGATGGAGGACGCCATGCGTCGCCCGGGCCGCGAAGCAAGCGGGGCGCCGGCACCTCGCCTCGCGGCCGAGGGGCTGGAGGCCTTGCGTGACAGCGTGAGCGATGTCGCGGCGCGTCTGGTGGCGCTCACGGCGCGCCTCGAAGGGGCGGCCTCGCCGATCCCCGCTCTGGTGGACGGATCTGCCGACGGCCTTGCCGGCCGCATCCGCACACTGCTCGACGCCGAAGCACCGCCGGAACCGGTCGCCACGCATGCGACGGCCGATGCCGGGCTGGAGGGAGACGAGGGCGAGGACGAGGACGCTCCGCCCGTCAGCAAACCGCGCAGCCGCGCCGCCGCCCTCTGA
- the cysQ gene encoding 3'(2'),5'-bisphosphate nucleotidase CysQ produces the protein MTLSRAPAPTDAALLAGFAEAALAAGVAIRRIEAEGISHSRKADASPVTEADHAAEAIICAALAHLLPGVPVVAEEAMAAGASVTCGNRFLLVDPLDGTREFISGNGEYTVNIALVEDGTPVLGVVYAPARALLFAGRPGAAFRAIRAPGAAVDAQDWTPIACRTVPNGPIVVAASRSHGDPATDALIERYEVAERIPAGSALKFGLLAEGKVDLYPRLGTVMEWDSAAGHALVVAAGGRVTRPDGSPLTYGHAEAGFKVRGFVAWGAGHRSFHAAAS, from the coding sequence ATGACCCTCTCCCGCGCGCCCGCACCCACCGATGCCGCTCTGCTGGCGGGGTTCGCCGAGGCGGCCCTTGCGGCGGGCGTCGCCATCCGCCGCATCGAGGCCGAGGGCATTTCCCACAGCCGCAAGGCCGATGCGAGCCCGGTGACGGAGGCGGACCACGCCGCCGAGGCCATCATCTGCGCCGCCCTCGCCCATCTCCTGCCGGGGGTGCCGGTGGTGGCGGAGGAAGCCATGGCGGCCGGCGCCAGCGTCACCTGCGGCAACCGCTTCCTGCTGGTGGATCCCCTCGACGGCACCCGCGAATTCATCTCCGGCAACGGCGAGTATACGGTGAACATCGCGTTGGTGGAGGACGGCACGCCGGTGCTCGGCGTCGTCTATGCCCCGGCCCGGGCATTGCTGTTCGCCGGGCGGCCGGGGGCGGCCTTCCGCGCCATCCGCGCCCCCGGCGCCGCCGTCGATGCGCAGGACTGGACGCCCATCGCCTGCCGCACGGTGCCGAACGGCCCCATCGTGGTGGCCGCGAGCCGCTCGCACGGCGATCCCGCCACCGACGCGCTCATCGAGCGCTACGAGGTGGCCGAACGGATCCCGGCGGGCTCGGCCCTCAAGTTCGGCCTCCTCGCCGAGGGCAAGGTGGATCTTTATCCCCGCCTCGGAACGGTGATGGAATGGGACAGCGCCGCCGGCCACGCCCTCGTTGTGGCAGCGGGCGGCCGCGTGACGCGGCCCGACGGGAGCCCCCTCACCTACGGTCACGCGGAAGCCGGCTTCAAGGTCCGCGGCTTCGTCGCCTGGGGTGCGGGACACCGGTCGTTCCACGCCGCGGCGAGCTGA